The Polynucleobacter sp. MWH-UH2A DNA segment CCGATGTGTGGCAACACGATTGGTCAAGATCGTCGCTTTATGGCCAAGTACATGCCAAAGCTGGAAGCGTACTTTCACTATCGTAATGTCGACGTATCGACATTAAAAGAATTATGTAAGCGCTGGCATCCGGAGTTAGTGAAGGGCTTCACTAAAAAGCAGGCTCATACTGCATTGGCAGATATTGAAGAATCGATCGAAGAGCTGAAATACTATCGCGATAAATTTATTGTGCCGCTACCACCACAATAAGGTAAGAAGCAAACCCCAGAGCACTTATTTTTTAATCGCGCTCTTGGGTCTAAAGGCTTTGATGATGGCCTCGTTAGTTTCAATATAGGGCCCACCAATCAGGTCGATGCAGTAAGGAACTGCAGCAAAAATTCCTGGCACGATTGATTTGCCGTTTTCATCCTTAAGACCTTCCAAGGTTTCTGCAATCGCTTTAGGCTGACCGGGTAAGTTAATGACGAGAGCGGCATGTCCTTCGATCTCACGCAGCACTGCGGTCTGGCGAGACAGGATGGCAGTCGGAACAAATTTGAGGCTAATTTGGCGCATTTGCTCACCAAAGCCAGGCATTTCACGGGTGCCTGCTTCAAGTGTTGCCTCAGGGGTCACATCGCGCCTTGAGGGGCCAGTGCCGCCGGTAGTTAAGACCAGATCGCACCCAAAGTCATCAACAAGCTCAACAATGGCTTCCGTGATCACTTCAGACTCGTCGGCAATAAGACGTTCGTGGAAGGTGCAGGGATTGCTTACCGCCTTCATTAGCCAAGTCTGCAGGGCCGGAATACCCTCGTCTTGGTAAACGCCTTTACTTGCTCGATCCGAAATGGAGATCAGGCCAATTTTGACCTCGTTTGGTGACTTGCGTTTGAGGGCTTCGGTATGCTTCATGTTTCTATTCTAGCTATTATTGAGGCATGTTTACATATTCATCGCACCAGTTTCAGGAAATTGTCGATTTCATGCTCAAAGAGGCCAAAAGAAAGGGCGCCTCTGATGCCGTCGCTGAAGTTTCTGAGGGTCAAGGCCTTTCAGTAACTGTGCGCAAGGGCGAAGTTGAGACCATAGAACAAAGTCTCGATAAGCAAGTGGGGGTCACAGTATTTTTGGGGCATCGCCGAGGAAACGCCAGCACGAGTGATTTTTCTAAAGCCTCCTTAAAGGCAACTGTAGAAGCTGCGTATCACATTGCTCAGCATACAGCCGAAGATGATTGTGCAGGCCCAGCCGAAACAAAGTTGCTTGAAAAAAAGCCCCTGGATTTAGATTTGTTTCACCCTTGGAATATCGATGCTGCTCATGCAGTAGAAATTGCACGATCTGCAGAGGGTGCTGCTTTTGCGGTGAGTAAGCAAATTCAAAATAGTGATGGTGCTTCGGTGTCAGCTCATCATGCGCATTTCATGATGGCGACCTCTCAAGGATTTATGGGCGGCTATCCATTCTCGCGCCACTACATTTCTTGTGCGCCGATTGCGAGTGTAGGCGGGAAAAAATCTCAGATGCAAAGAGATGATTGGTATTCCAGCTCCCGTATACCCAGTGAATTAGCAGATCCAGCATCTATTGGGCGTTACGCGGCACAAAGAGCGCTATCGCGCTTGAAGGCCAGATCATTAACTACGCGCCGTTGCCCGGTAATCTTTGAGGCACCTTTGGCTGCGGGCTTATTGGGCGGCTTGGTTCAAGCAGTTTCGGGTGGCGCTTTATATCGTCGCTCTAGTTTCTTACTTGATAGCTTAGGTAAACAAGTATTGCCAAAACATATCAGCCTTTTTGAAGACCCCCATTTAAAGTCTATGATAGGTAGCGCTCCTTTTGATGAAGAGGGCGTCAAAACGACTGCACGTACCGTTGTAGACAAAGGTGTTTTGCAAGGCTATTTCTTATCTACTTACTCGGCGCGTAAGTTGGGTATGAAAACAACTGGTAATGCAGGCGGCTCACATCACTTACGCTTGCAAAGTAAAAAAACACCGAAGGGTGGATTGCCTGCGCTATTAAAAGAAATGGGTACTGGCTTATTGGTAACCGAGCTAATGGGCCAGGGCGTGAACTATGTGACTGGAGATTATTCGCGTGGCGCGTTTGGGTATTGGGTTGAGAATGGCGAGATACAGTATCCAGTCGAAGAGGTAACGATTGCTGGCAATTTGCGCGATATGCTGATGGATATTGTGTCCATTGGCAGTGACTCGCTGATTCGGGGAACCAAGGAGACGGGCTCAATTCTGATCGGCTCCATGACGGTTGGCGGGAAATAAGCAAAGTTATAGAATCAAGAACAATTAACAATAATCAATAAAACTCAATTACTCCAATACATGGAAGGGAGATGAAGATGCAAAGACGTTCATTTTTAAAGAAGGCAACTGTAGGCGCTGGTGTTGCGGCCGGTGTAACTGCCTTAGGAGCCCCAGCAATTGCGCAGAGTCTGCCAACCTTGAACTGGCGTTTGGTTTCTAGTTTTCCAAAGTCACTCGACACTTTATATGGAACGCCTGAGGTATTTGCTAACGCTTTGCGTAAGGCTACTGACGGTAAGTTCAATGTCAAAGTATTCGCTGCAGGAGAAGTGGTTCCTGCGCTACAGGTACTTGATGCCGTACAAAACGGTACCGTTGAATGTGGACATACAGCGAGTTACTACTATCTTGGAAAGAACAGTGCATTTATTTTTGATACTGCTGCGCCGTTTGGATTAACTGCACGCCAACAATCCGCTTGGATGTTGCACGGCAATGGCATGAAGCTGATGCGTGAGTTATACGCCAGCTACAACATCGTGAATTTCCTCGGTGGCCAAACCGGTACGCAGATGGGTGGCTGGTTCCGTAAGGAAATTAAGTCACCAGAGGATTTAAAGGGTTTGAAATTCCGTATTGCTGGCTTTGCTGGTCAAGTGCTATCAAAGTTGGGTGTTGTGCCACAACAGTTGCCTGCAGGCGAAATTTATTCTGCTCTTGAAAAGGGCGCCATTGATGCTGCTGAGTTTGTAGGCCCATACGATGATGAGAAATTGGGCTTAGCAAAGGTCGCTAAAAATTACTATTACCCAGCTTTCTGGGAGGGTGCTGCAGGACTTTCGTTCTTGGTGAATAAGAAGCAGTGGGATTCATTGCCGCCGTCTTATCAAGCAGCGTGGGAAGCAGCTTGCTATGAGGCACATACCGATATGTGCGCCAAATACGATGCGCTGAATCCACCAGCTTTACAGCGTCTTTTGCAGAATGGGGCCGTGTTACGTAAGTTCAACACTTCGATCATGGAAGCGTGCTTCAAGGCAAGCCAAGAAACATACGCTGAAGAGTCTGCAAAAAATCCACAATTCAAAAAGATTTTTGATGACTATCGCGCATTCAGAAATATGGAAGCGCAGTGGTTTAATGTTGCAGAGCAGGCATTTGCGCAATTTAGCTTTAATAAAAAGCTATAAGCTGACCACAGCCGCATAATCAGGCGGATGCTTCAATTAAAAGGGCTCATCGAGCCCTTTATTTTTTGATTAATCAGTTGGAGGGTTTAGTTAATACTTGTTGTAAGAAACGAGAAATATCCATCAATTCTTCACGATTGACTGAGTGCTCCATCGGGTATTCGTTCCAGTCGACTTGATAGCCTAATTTTTCCAGAATGGCACAAGATGCTTGAGCGCGTTCAGGAATGACTACCTGATCATATTCACCATGGGCCATAAAGATGGGCGTTTTAGAGTTGGCAGCATGCTTTTCAAGATGTAGCGTCATTGCCAGCGGTAAATAACCTGATAAAGCAATAATGCCTGCCAGCTTGTGTGGGAAGCGCAAGCCAATATGTAGCGCCATCGCACAGCCTTGAGAAAAGCCTGCCAAGACAATATTGTCATAGGCGATGCCTCTGCTGTGCTCGCGTTTAATCAGTTCTGTAATGGCGGCTGCTGATCGCAAAATGCCATCCGCATCTTCGCGATCCATGAGATTTCTGCCGATGATGTCGTACCAGGCTGGCATAACATAACCGCCGTTGACGGTGACCGGCATGCTTGGCGCGCTCGGAAAAACAAAGCGAATTCCTGGACAGCCTGTTAGTTGTAGTTCCGGAATGATGGGCACAAAATCATTGCCATCAGCGCCAAGGCCGTGTAGCCAAATGACGGCGGCACTCGGGTTGGGGGCGGTTTCAATTTCGATACAAGGGAGCATGGTCTTAATAGGTGATTAACGATTCATATAGGCTGATTCATTGTAGGTCGATACCCAATTCGGTCTATAGATCAAGAAAATTGCCAATAGCATTCCGGATAAAGAGCCTTCCATGAAGGCAATAATAATCAGACCCAGTATCCATCCTTCAAGATCGATGTGCGTTCCAGCATCAGTAAATAGCATTTTGAGAATCAGCAGGACGGTTCCCGATAGGATGACGCTCATGAAAGCAGCAACATATCCATTTCCTAAGATCAGAACAAATAAATGTTTGGGGATGTATTTTTGAATAGCCTGAATCATTAGGTAGGCAAAAAAGGTGGGGAGCACGCAAACCAGTAGGTAGTGTTGCGCAGCTTCAATGAGCCCTCCCTGGAATACAAATATGCCCAAAAAGGCAACGGGAAACAGAATGGTGAGTGCGATAGCTGGACCAAACATCGCTGTTAATAGCGATGCTCCATAAAAGTGGAAGATCAATCCATAGAATTTGCCGGGAGCCTGGCCAGGTAAGGTGGGTGAAACATTCCAGGCTATGGCCAAAAAGAGAATGGTTGCCAGCGCAAGAAGCGAGAGCGGCGGCTTAGAAAAGATCAATGGCGGGCTCTTCAAGAGTGCCCCGAGAAAAATAATTACTGCCAAGCCTACCCAGATCATATTTGGTCTTATATATAAAGGGATAAAGAGATCGAGTCAGTCTAATCAAATGGGGGATAAATCCCATCCGCACTTTCACTAGGCGTGGGCTGGTTTATAGCCAAGATAGGGGTGTAATATGCTCTGAAGCGACCCATTATGTTGGAGGTTTGGAATGAAGCCTTTCTATATTGATTACCCGCAGGAAAAAATCGAGGAGCATCAGCACGCTTATCGATGTGCACATTGCAAGATTCCGACAACAATCATTTTTGGTTTGCTCGAAAATCACGCGGAAGATTGTGCTTACCGAACCCAACAAAGTAAATGGACGCAGTTGGCCGCTAAATTAAAGCCTCATAAAGAACATTTCGATGAACCCCACGCTGACGAGGTCGACTGAATGAAAACCTATCCTATCGCGATTGAATTAACTGTTTGGTTTGATCTCGGATTAAATCAATACGAGATTACTATTGATGGAGCATCTAAGCTATCTGTGAAGCGCACGGATGATGTATTGCATAGCAGGGAGTTAACGGATTCTGAGACAGGACGCTTGATCGAGGCAATTGAATCTATCACGGTACCCGTGAGCGAGGAGATGTCAGCTGACCCTAGCAATAAAGCTTCATCTAGTTATGAATTGATTATTGAATCAGCTCATTTTTCCCTAGAATTTAATTGGGAAAATCTCGATGTGGAGAATAGCTGTACGCACGCATTCGAGCCCCTGGTAAAGCTTGCAAGCTTGATACAGAGTCTCGATCTAGATCATTGATGAGATGTAAATGACTCGATGGCTTTGGCTAAAGCCAGGATGCGTTTAGCATCCTGAATGTGCAGCTCTTCAATTAACTTTCCGTTGAGTACTGCAATGCCAGCACCAGTCTGGATGGCGGCATCGTAAGTAGCAATACGTTCTTTTGCTTCCGCAATCTCTTGACTGGATGGGCCAAAAAAAGCGTTTGCAAGTTCTATTTGTTTTGGGTGGATTAAGGTTTTGCCATCAAAGCCCATATCTCTACCTTGTATGCAAGATAGTCGTAAACCTTCTTCATCATCTAAAGAGAGATGAACGCCATCCAATACACACAGGCCATGTGCTCTAGCTGCCAATACAGAAAGAGAGAGGGCGGTTTGTGTCTCTACTCGGGAGGGAGTATGCCTTGCATGTAAATCTTTTACGAGATCAGAGGTACCTAAAACAAGGGCTTCTAGTTTAGGGTGTGCACTCGCAATTTCTGATAGCTTAAATATCGCCATTGGCGTTTCTATCATGGCCCAAATCGTTAGGTCAGGTCTGGCACCAGCTTTTTCTAATAACGCCGCCACCTCTTGGATTTGAGTTGCTGACTCCACTTTGGGCAAAACAATCGCATCTGCTTTTGAGTTGGCAAATGCCTTGAGATCTTCCATTCCCCACGGCGTACTCAGACCATTGATCCTGACAACCGCTTCACGATAACCAAAGCCTGTTTCAAGTGCGGCAAGAATGTTGGCTCTTGTAGCAACTTTGGCGTCTGGAGCAACGGCGTCTTCTAGGTCGAGAATGAGGGAGTCTGCAGCCAATGTTTTGGCTTTTTCTAGGGCTCGGATGTTTGCCCCTGGCATGTATAGGACTGAGCGGCGGGGTCTATGAACATTAATCATGTTAAAAATAGGGAATGACGTATTGGTAAAGAATCAAAATACCATATCCGAATCGCTGCTTTCAAAAAAGAGAGGAAAAAATGAATTCTGTAGCCGAGGCAATCGATCAGCGCATGTCAGTGCGAGCATTTACGCAGCAGCCAGTCTCACATGAGCAAATTTTGAAATTGCTCAACCTTTCAGCTCGTGCACCATCGGGTACCAATACTCAGCCATGGAAGGCATATGTGCTGGAAGGGCAAAAACTAAAAGCTCTATGTGATCAAGTTTGCAAAGCTTATGACGATATCGCCATCAACCCAGAGCTAGCGAAAGAGTTTCAAGAGGCTTATGACTACTACCCCAGCAAATGGTTTAGCCCATACATCGACCGCCGTCGTGAAAACGGTTGGGGTTTGTATGGTCTTCTTGATATTACTAAGGGCGATAAAGACAAGATGCATGCGCAGCACCGTAAAAACTTTCAGTTCTTTGGCGCGCCAGTAGGCATCTTCTTTACGATTGATAAAGAGCTCGGTAGAGGTTCAATGCTCGACTACGGAATGTTCTTACAGAACTTCATGATTGCGGCAAAAGGAGAAGGCCTAGATACATGTCCTCAAGCCGCTTGGAATACCTACGCCAAAATTATTCTGCCAATGATTGGTGCTAAAGAAAACGAGATGTTAGTTTGCGGAATGGCGCTTGGATATGCAGATAAGTCCGATATTGTGAATACCTTCCGCACCCCACGCGTTGCCGCAGAAGAATTTACTACCTGGGTCTAGTTTATTTTCAGCGTACCAGATTCATTCCGCTGTTTTTAATCGGTTCTGCGGCATTCTTGGAGCTTAAGTAATCAATTAATTTCTTGGCCTCTGATTCATGTCGAGATCCGGCAACGATCGCCGCTGTGAAAGTTTGTATTAGTTGCAGGCTTTCTGGGATGGGGCCAACATAATCTAC contains these protein-coding regions:
- the mog gene encoding molybdopterin adenylyltransferase, with protein sequence MKHTEALKRKSPNEVKIGLISISDRASKGVYQDEGIPALQTWLMKAVSNPCTFHERLIADESEVITEAIVELVDDFGCDLVLTTGGTGPSRRDVTPEATLEAGTREMPGFGEQMRQISLKFVPTAILSRQTAVLREIEGHAALVINLPGQPKAIAETLEGLKDENGKSIVPGIFAAVPYCIDLIGGPYIETNEAIIKAFRPKSAIKK
- the pmbA gene encoding metalloprotease PmbA, coding for MLKEAKRKGASDAVAEVSEGQGLSVTVRKGEVETIEQSLDKQVGVTVFLGHRRGNASTSDFSKASLKATVEAAYHIAQHTAEDDCAGPAETKLLEKKPLDLDLFHPWNIDAAHAVEIARSAEGAAFAVSKQIQNSDGASVSAHHAHFMMATSQGFMGGYPFSRHYISCAPIASVGGKKSQMQRDDWYSSSRIPSELADPASIGRYAAQRALSRLKARSLTTRRCPVIFEAPLAAGLLGGLVQAVSGGALYRRSSFLLDSLGKQVLPKHISLFEDPHLKSMIGSAPFDEEGVKTTARTVVDKGVLQGYFLSTYSARKLGMKTTGNAGGSHHLRLQSKKTPKGGLPALLKEMGTGLLVTELMGQGVNYVTGDYSRGAFGYWVENGEIQYPVEEVTIAGNLRDMLMDIVSIGSDSLIRGTKETGSILIGSMTVGGK
- a CDS encoding TRAP transporter substrate-binding protein encodes the protein MQRRSFLKKATVGAGVAAGVTALGAPAIAQSLPTLNWRLVSSFPKSLDTLYGTPEVFANALRKATDGKFNVKVFAAGEVVPALQVLDAVQNGTVECGHTASYYYLGKNSAFIFDTAAPFGLTARQQSAWMLHGNGMKLMRELYASYNIVNFLGGQTGTQMGGWFRKEIKSPEDLKGLKFRIAGFAGQVLSKLGVVPQQLPAGEIYSALEKGAIDAAEFVGPYDDEKLGLAKVAKNYYYPAFWEGAAGLSFLVNKKQWDSLPPSYQAAWEAACYEAHTDMCAKYDALNPPALQRLLQNGAVLRKFNTSIMEACFKASQETYAEESAKNPQFKKIFDDYRAFRNMEAQWFNVAEQAFAQFSFNKKL
- a CDS encoding alpha/beta hydrolase; protein product: MLPCIEIETAPNPSAAVIWLHGLGADGNDFVPIIPELQLTGCPGIRFVFPSAPSMPVTVNGGYVMPAWYDIIGRNLMDREDADGILRSAAAITELIKREHSRGIAYDNIVLAGFSQGCAMALHIGLRFPHKLAGIIALSGYLPLAMTLHLEKHAANSKTPIFMAHGEYDQVVIPERAQASCAILEKLGYQVDWNEYPMEHSVNREELMDISRFLQQVLTKPSN
- a CDS encoding energy-coupling factor ABC transporter permease, which produces MKSPPLIFSKPPLSLLALATILFLAIAWNVSPTLPGQAPGKFYGLIFHFYGASLLTAMFGPAIALTILFPVAFLGIFVFQGGLIEAAQHYLLVCVLPTFFAYLMIQAIQKYIPKHLFVLILGNGYVAAFMSVILSGTVLLILKMLFTDAGTHIDLEGWILGLIIIAFMEGSLSGMLLAIFLIYRPNWVSTYNESAYMNR
- a CDS encoding CoA ester lyase, with product MINVHRPRRSVLYMPGANIRALEKAKTLAADSLILDLEDAVAPDAKVATRANILAALETGFGYREAVVRINGLSTPWGMEDLKAFANSKADAIVLPKVESATQIQEVAALLEKAGARPDLTIWAMIETPMAIFKLSEIASAHPKLEALVLGTSDLVKDLHARHTPSRVETQTALSLSVLAARAHGLCVLDGVHLSLDDEEGLRLSCIQGRDMGFDGKTLIHPKQIELANAFFGPSSQEIAEAKERIATYDAAIQTGAGIAVLNGKLIEELHIQDAKRILALAKAIESFTSHQ
- a CDS encoding nitroreductase, encoding MNSVAEAIDQRMSVRAFTQQPVSHEQILKLLNLSARAPSGTNTQPWKAYVLEGQKLKALCDQVCKAYDDIAINPELAKEFQEAYDYYPSKWFSPYIDRRRENGWGLYGLLDITKGDKDKMHAQHRKNFQFFGAPVGIFFTIDKELGRGSMLDYGMFLQNFMIAAKGEGLDTCPQAAWNTYAKIILPMIGAKENEMLVCGMALGYADKSDIVNTFRTPRVAAEEFTTWV